A segment of the Panicum hallii strain FIL2 chromosome 1, PHallii_v3.1, whole genome shotgun sequence genome:
TTAGAAATTAGACCGAGCTGAGCCCTACAAGTCGAGCAAGCTCACAATTAGTATATTTAAGTCACTTTAAAGATTTCATTACTAAGGTTTCGTGGTGTAGTTGGTTATCACGTCAGTCTAACACACTGAAGGTCTCCGGTTCGAGTCCGGGCGAAGCCAATTTTTTTCCTCTTGGGAATTTTGTCTTCCACTTCGAGCCTCAAACAGCCATTCAGCTACAGAACCTACAAAGAACTTTATTTTTGCCAATCTATTTTGGTGAGACACGAGTGCCTTTTCCCCAATGCAGCAATCCAGCGTGCACTTACAGATTATTATGGCCAATGATGCTAGTTAACTCCAAAAGTTAAAAGACCACGGTATATTACATTTACATCAGTTGCAAAATGTCCAACACTTGTGCTCCAGTCATCTTCTCCGCTGCCATATATGTATTTACCGAACTGGGACAGATATAAGTAACACAAGACAAAACAATCAGATGCATGGGATCCTGATGGCTGATAGGTACACGTACACCTCTTCCGAACAAGCAACGCCGTCCTCAAATCAGGCAGTGATgttgcttcttttcggcacaCCACCACAAGAAAGACTAGAACAAAACCTTCAATCAGTCGTCGTCCTTGAACTCCCTGAGTAAGCCAGTCACAAGTGAAAATCGTCAGACATCTCTGTTATCAAAGTTTCACCTTGTCTGCTTGAATAGCTTTCATCTTTGGAGTATCATTTAGCCAAaactttattttttttaaagaaaataaCTTTAGCTATAGAAGAAAGAACATATAGGACCCTTTCGATTTTTATGGACAAGGAtcgaaggaaaaagggaaatcTCCCACATGACTGGTTCTGTATATACGGGCTATCTGAGAGAAGCAAATGTTCCACCTCTACACGAAGGACCTCATGTCAAACACGATTTCATCTTTTTGTGACAGAAATGTATAGTTTCATCTAATTTAGATGTGCGGAACATGATTTCCATTTTGGTAATTCAATAATGGTGCCCACATTTTGTTAACACGAGCGATTATAAAAGGAAACACATATGCTTAATTACATGCAGAAACTTCGGATGAGAGCATATTACCTGCGGTCAAGATAGCGTGGTTGGATCCCAGAGCCTTGGCATGTGGTGCATGTCAAAGAGCCGATGCCGTCGCAGTTGACACACTTTGATTCTTCAGTCTCGCCTGCGCCAAGTACTACAGTAACGATGCCCTTTCCAGCGCAAAACCTGCATACCTCTGGAAAATCAACGGTTTTCTGTTCAATATTCTGGACTGCTAGATGCTATtccaaataaaaaataaaaatgaagAGATTCAGTCCAGTTATAAGGTAATACTGTATGTATTGTGTCAATCAATCCCTGCCCAAGAGATCATTTATTTCCATGCATCATGATTAGTTCACTGAAGCTCGTGAATTTATGGTTCAAGGCTTTCATTGATATAGCGGTTTCAACCTTCTTTCCTCATTAAGTCAAAAGGAAAACACTGCTTTCTTAGTGCTGTCGTTTTTAAGCCTAGTCCTTTCATACGGCCTTTTTGTAAGGCTGTAGGGAAATGTTGAGCTAGTCCAAATGTCAGCTAAATGCCGATGCCCCTTGATTAAAAATGGAGGGCATGAATGTAATGTTAACCATGCATAATATTGTGCTGTACCGCTCAGCTGCATGCATAATGCCAATAACACTAACCATACATGTGTTTGAAATGAAAAAcagaagaaaggaggaaagttgAGGTATCAATTATAAGGTTGGGGTATAATCATGACATACGCGCGCCAGAGCCGCTGCAGGGGAAGCACGGCTGTGTATTCTCCCTCTTTGACTGCATGCATCGAAAAAACAAGGCATCAAAGACTGACTTTTTTGCATCAAATATACAGAACACTAGCAGTTAGAATCAAGGTTGGATCTTCAGTTACAGTCAGCTATGCTCTACGCTGCTAGTGAGTGCTAACTGTCAATTCTAAACTGATGAGTGGGAAGAGAACTGACGGCATTGTCGATTTGGGTCTCGTAGAAGACGGGGACACCTATCCCGACGGCGATGCTGACGACGCCCACCGATATGGCCACAATCTGGAGCCACCAAGAAAGAAATCAGACATGGTCGATCTGGGCACTCACGCAATGCACCCGTGGGCCGTGGCGTGTCTTTACCGTGTTCTGGTCGAGGTCGATGGCCCGGATGCGGGTGTacggcctccgccgccggggCGGCGCCGCCAACTTACACGGCAAGGAAGGAGTGGAGGAAGCGAAGGAGGAGGAGTGgagcgcggcgagcggcgaggAAGAGGTGGCCATGGCTGCTGCGCTGgctgcggcgcggcgcggccttCTTCTGACTCTGGTTGGTTTTGGGCCCGGAGGACATCCCCAGCGGGAGGGGGAGGATAGTTTTGCACCGCATGTTCTCTCCTTTCCTGTGGGTGTGGATGACGAGCATGCTCTGGCGGGCGACGTGGCTTCACGGCGAGTGCACCAGCTACCAAGTGGGGGCCCGCGCcttcgccgccgcggcgccaccGTGTCCtttccgtgcgccgccgcgcgctTGACGCCTCGCGCGTGCGCCACTCCCCGCCCTTCCTTCTCTTAACTAATCGCTGTTCTAGTCAACGGCGATGTCAACAGCACGGGAACACATAGGTTTTAGCGATGGGCAATGCTGATTACTAGTAGTAATCGTCAAAGCATATTCCTCCGACAATGAATGCTCCAGCAAACATACCCTGATACCCAGGGTTGAGAACTTGAGATGAACCCACCTGAATGGACAAGGAGTATTCATCAATCGGCAAAAGTTTGACGATTTGTGGATGAAATGGTGTGGGCAGGGCAGGTGCGGTAGAGAAACAGTGCCAGCTGCCGTGCATACCAAATTTGCATCTCCCCTCTCATACGCATCAACATTCAACAACCTCGGGGAAGGTCTGGTGGCAATATGCACAAGATGGTGGAACCTTCATTATGTGTCTCACTCACTTGCACAAAGTACAGTTACTCCCCTGGTTAACAGTTACATTTGACTAGGCATCGCGTATTCCAAAACCGGCAAAACCGCAGCATCATATTTCTAATTAACACTAGAACAGAAAACCTGAGCTGCCTTTAAGCCTTTAACAGAAGGTAGGTACCTACCTTTATGACAATGCCACTAGCAGGCTACAAACTACCATCCATCTCTCGTAAACAAAAGCAGCAGGGCATCGGCTATC
Coding sequences within it:
- the LOC112899549 gene encoding protein SPA, chloroplastic isoform X2 — its product is MATSSSPLAALHSSSFASSTPSLPCKLAAPPRRRRPYTRIRAIDLDQNTIVAISVGVVSIAVGIGVPVFYETQIDNAKSQSLMPCFFDACSQRGRIHSRASPAAALARVLRWKGHRYCSTWRRRD
- the LOC112899549 gene encoding protein SPA, chloroplastic isoform X1, whose protein sequence is MATSSSPLAALHSSSFASSTPSLPCKLAAPPRRRRPYTRIRAIDLDQNTIVAISVGVVSIAVGIGVPVFYETQIDNASKRENTQPCFPCSGSGAQVCRFCAGKGIVTVVLGAGETEESKCVNCDGIGSLTCTTCQGSGIQPRYLDRREFKDDD